Sequence from the Thermovirga sp. genome:
CCAATCCCTGGGTTTAAAAATCGTTTCGGTCTTCCCGGGCAACCTAAAGTTGGGAAAACCCGTCGTCCCAGCTGCCATGATCCACATGGACTCCCAGACGGGTGAAGTGCGCGCTGTCATGGACGGTACCTACCTAACCCAGCTCCGGACCGGCGCTGCAGCAGGAGCGGCCACGGACCTCCTGGCCAGAAAAGACGTCTCGGTGGGCGCCCTCATAGGTGCTGGAGGACAGTCCTCCGCCCAACTGGAGGCGATGCTCCCCGCGAGGAAGTTGAAGGAAGTCAGGATCTTCGATGCCGACGAGGCCAGGGCAAGAGATACTGCAAGGGACCAAGAGAAGATCTGGGAGAAGGCCGGCATCAAAATCGTCGTGGCGACTTCAGGTGAAGAAGCTGTGGACGGAGCTGATGTCATCACCACCGTCACCACCGCAAGGAATCCCGTCTTCCCCGCCGAAGCAGTGAAAAAGGGCGCTCATGTCAATGGTATCGGATCCTACCGGCCGGATATGCAGGAAATGCCGCCGGAGTTGTTCCTGAAGGCCCAAAAAGTGTTCGTAGAATCACGGGAAGCTGTTCTTTCCGAGTCGGGCGACCTGATCGACCCCATTGGCAAGGGCCTTTTCACCGAAAAGATTATAACCGGCGAACTGGGCGAGCTCATTGCCGGCAAGGTAGAAGGACGAAAGAGTAAAAGTGACATAACCGTCTTCAAGACGGTTGGTATCGGAGTACAGGATGCCGTCGCGGCTGGAGAAATATTCCGAAAAGCCGTTGAAAAGGGAGTGGGAACGGAGTTCGCCCTCTGACGAATGAGAGGAGTGATAGGCGAGAAGGAGAGTCACTATTCCCTTGACGTTTTGTGGAAAAGGTTGCTTCCAGGGTGATCTGCAGGACCTTGGACAAAGGTGATCCGATAGGAGATGGCCCTATTACAGGGACGAAGGAGTGATAAATTATGAACAAAAAGATTTTAGGGAGCATTATCCTGGCTGTGTTTCTGGCCGCATTGATCTCCACTCCCATCCTCTCGGCCGAGAAGAAAGAAATCACGATAGGCGCCTTCATGCCCCTGACCGGCGATTTCGCAAGTTACGGAGCACGTGGTAGGGTTGCCATGGAAAAGGCGGAAGCGGACATCGCGAAATTCACCTCGGGGGCCAACCTTCCAATAACCATCAAATTCCTGTACGAGGACACGGAAACCAAAGCCAACGTGACATTGGAGAAAATTAAAGCGATGGCCGCGCAGGGGGTCAAGATCGCGGTCGGCCTTCTCGACAGCTCCGATATACGTCTGGCCATGGGTTATGCCAACGCCAACAAGATCACCCTTATTTCCTCTTTTTCAACCGTCGCGGAACTGGGAGTCGCTGATGACTACGTTTTCCGGCCGATCCCCCATGATGACATGGAAGGAGTCGCCCTGGCCAAACTCGTGGAGACGATGGGCTTTACCCACGTAGCACTTCTCGTGAGGAAGGACCCTTGCGATCTTTCTATCGCCAGCAGTTTTGCCAAGGAGTTCGAAGCCGCCGGCGGGACAATTCTTGAGCGCGTGGATTTCGCTGGTGGGACCAAGGAATTTTCCGGGGAGCTTTCGTCCCTGGAGCGAGCCGTCGGTCCGGCGGTCGAGAAGCATGGCGCTGACAAGGTCGCCGTCATCAGTCTTACTTGGGAGGACCTGGCCATTATCCTGAGCCAGGCCCAGGCCAGGAAGAGCCCCCTCCTTTCGCTGACCTGGACAGGCGGAGATGCCGTGGCACAGAGCAGCGTCATCCTGCGGGATGCCGGTGACGCAGCCGCTAAAGTCCAAGTCATAGCTCCCATGTATTCGGCGCCGAAATCCATCAAGCGTGAGGAGCTGCTTTCCTACGCCCAGGAAAAGATTGGTGAAACCCTCGATATTTACAGCCTCGTCGCTTACGACTGTGCCTGGTTGGCCGCACTATCCGCCCTATGCGCCCAATCCGGCGATGGATCGGCCATCAAGGATGCCCTACCCTACGTGGCTTCAAATTACTACGGGGCCAGCGGTTGGGCAGAGTTGGACGAGCTTGGCGACAGGAAGGCCCTCAACGTCGAATTTTTTGCCGTAAAAGAAGTTGAAGGGAAACACGCCTGGGTCAAGGTCTCGGAATACGACGCAGCTACGGGCGACCTCTCCGGGGTGCCTTCGAAATAACCGGAATCGTGGCCCTGTCCCTGACATGGGGCAGGGCCATTTCTCTATACGATCCCCTGACGGAGGAATTACGATGCATGATGCTATGCTGGAAGTGCGCGACGTCAAAAAAAGTTTTGGCGGGCTCAAGGCAGTGGATGGCGTCAGCATATCCCTGCCCCGAGGAAGGATCACCCTCCTGATCGGGCCCAACGGCAGCGGCAAGACAACCCTCGTAAACAGTATCACGGGATTCCTCCGGCCCGATGGCGGGCAGGTCTACCTGGAAGACAAGGAGATCACCCATTGGCCCATGCACAGGATCTGCAAGGAGGGAATGGTGCGTTCCTTCCAGCTTCCCGCTCCCTTCGGGGGCTTGAGCGTACTAGGGAACCTCCTCGTCGCCTGTGAAAGCGCTTGCGGTGAATCCCTTTTGAAATGCCCCTTCAAGGGGCTATGGAAAGTAAAAGAAAACGACAACGTTCGGGAAGCCTTTTCCATGGCCAAAGCCATGGAACTCACACCTTATTGGGACGCCGCCATGTCGGAAACATCCACCGGCCACATTAAACTCGCCGAAATAGGACGGGCCCTCCTGGCCGGCGCGAAACTTGTCATCCTCGATGAACCCATTTGCGGGGTTGACCCGGTCATGGCGGACGAGGTTTTCTCCTTCCTTGTCAGGCTCAGGGACGAGCAGGGTCTCACATTCCTGGTTATCGAGCACAGGCTCGACATCGCGTTGAAATACGCCGACTATGTCTACGTGATGAACCAGGGCAAACTGATCGCGCAAGGTTCGGTGGAAGAGATTCTGAACAACGGCCAGGTAAAAGAGGTGTACCTGGGGTCATGAGCGATTTATTGCGTGTAGAGAATCTCAACGCGGGCTACGGGGCCATACACGTTCTCTTCGATGTTGATCTCCAATGCGATCAGGGAGAGGCTGTGGCCATTGTCGGTCCCAACGGGAGCGGAAAGACAACTTTTCTTAACAGTATTTTCCGCCTGGCCGACATCTTTTCAGGAAGCG
This genomic interval carries:
- a CDS encoding ornithine cyclodeaminase family protein, producing MRLITKQEMQQVFSMSEAIEAMKQAFRLFSDGKAIVPLRININVDKLEGQALFMPAYVEETQSLGLKIVSVFPGNLKLGKPVVPAAMIHMDSQTGEVRAVMDGTYLTQLRTGAAAGAATDLLARKDVSVGALIGAGGQSSAQLEAMLPARKLKEVRIFDADEARARDTARDQEKIWEKAGIKIVVATSGEEAVDGADVITTVTTARNPVFPAEAVKKGAHVNGIGSYRPDMQEMPPELFLKAQKVFVESREAVLSESGDLIDPIGKGLFTEKIITGELGELIAGKVEGRKSKSDITVFKTVGIGVQDAVAAGEIFRKAVEKGVGTEFAL
- a CDS encoding amino acid ABC transporter substrate-binding protein; translated protein: MNKKILGSIILAVFLAALISTPILSAEKKEITIGAFMPLTGDFASYGARGRVAMEKAEADIAKFTSGANLPITIKFLYEDTETKANVTLEKIKAMAAQGVKIAVGLLDSSDIRLAMGYANANKITLISSFSTVAELGVADDYVFRPIPHDDMEGVALAKLVETMGFTHVALLVRKDPCDLSIASSFAKEFEAAGGTILERVDFAGGTKEFSGELSSLERAVGPAVEKHGADKVAVISLTWEDLAIILSQAQARKSPLLSLTWTGGDAVAQSSVILRDAGDAAAKVQVIAPMYSAPKSIKREELLSYAQEKIGETLDIYSLVAYDCAWLAALSALCAQSGDGSAIKDALPYVASNYYGASGWAELDELGDRKALNVEFFAVKEVEGKHAWVKVSEYDAATGDLSGVPSK
- a CDS encoding ABC transporter ATP-binding protein, whose protein sequence is MLEVRDVKKSFGGLKAVDGVSISLPRGRITLLIGPNGSGKTTLVNSITGFLRPDGGQVYLEDKEITHWPMHRICKEGMVRSFQLPAPFGGLSVLGNLLVACESACGESLLKCPFKGLWKVKENDNVREAFSMAKAMELTPYWDAAMSETSTGHIKLAEIGRALLAGAKLVILDEPICGVDPVMADEVFSFLVRLRDEQGLTFLVIEHRLDIALKYADYVYVMNQGKLIAQGSVEEILNNGQVKEVYLGS